In one Candidatus Nitronereus thalassa genomic region, the following are encoded:
- a CDS encoding glycoside hydrolase family 65 protein — MSDWSLVYEEFNPEQERLREALCTLGNGYFATRGAAHEAEADSTHYPGTYLAGGYNRLHTEIGGRTIEHEDLVNLPNWLSLSFRHPDANWFNLQAVDILSYRQELDLKAGVLHRAVQFQDSQLRRTTVSSRRFVHIGLHHLAGLEVVITPENWSGPLEVRSALDGRVVNAGVARYQALNNKHLAGIESSVVGEDEIFLYMETNQSKLRIAEAARTRFVLDDSLLHPTRAVIQEPELIGQACTIPMKQGRPLTIEKIVTLYTARDHGISECGLDARQALTNAAGFEDLLRSHTQHLSRLWQRCDIGIQDGEDSQLTLRLHIFHLLQTTSPSTIGLDVGVPARGLHGEAYRGHIFWDELFIFPFLNLRIPDITKSLLLYRHRRLDQARRNAQEAGFNGALYPWQSGSNGREESQRLHLNPQSGRWTPDNSALQRHVNAAIVYNVWHYFQVTDDWEFLSFYGAEMILEIARFWASAVSYNAEKDRYEIFDVMGPDEYHDQYPKADHPGLNNNAYTNLMVVWVFCRALELLDMLSVDSRTELREIMHISTTEAELWDDISRKMFLPFHDKGIISQFEGYEDLEEFDWERYREKYGDIHRLDRILEAEGDSTNRYKLSKQADVLMLFYLFSSDELRILFKRLGYPFKYSTIPQNVAYYLSRTAHGSSLSRVVHSWVTARSDRAQAWDLLKAALRVDISDVQSGTTAEGIHLGAMAGTVDLIQRGHTGLETRGGTLYFNPCLPKGLKALNLRLFYRGHSLDVAVTQETFQIGSRPGRSSPIRISIKGKSQKLKPGQIVSASI, encoded by the coding sequence ATGAGCGACTGGTCGTTAGTGTACGAAGAATTTAATCCCGAGCAAGAACGGTTGCGTGAAGCCTTGTGCACGTTGGGTAATGGCTATTTTGCTACGCGTGGTGCGGCGCACGAAGCTGAAGCCGACTCCACCCACTATCCCGGCACCTATCTCGCTGGTGGGTATAATCGTTTGCACACTGAAATTGGGGGGCGCACGATTGAACACGAAGATCTCGTCAATCTGCCAAATTGGTTATCCCTGTCCTTTCGTCATCCTGACGCCAATTGGTTTAACCTCCAAGCGGTCGACATCCTCTCGTATCGTCAGGAACTCGATTTGAAGGCTGGAGTTCTGCATCGAGCCGTGCAATTCCAAGATAGCCAACTCCGTCGAACGACGGTCTCTAGCCGACGGTTTGTGCATATTGGCCTTCATCACCTGGCAGGATTGGAAGTCGTGATTACCCCAGAGAATTGGTCGGGGCCTTTGGAAGTTCGTTCCGCTCTGGATGGACGCGTGGTCAACGCCGGGGTCGCTCGCTACCAAGCCTTAAATAATAAACATCTGGCGGGAATCGAATCTTCGGTGGTTGGAGAGGACGAGATCTTTCTCTACATGGAAACGAATCAATCCAAGCTTCGCATTGCGGAAGCCGCGCGGACCAGGTTCGTTCTGGATGATTCCTTGTTACATCCAACACGTGCTGTGATTCAAGAACCCGAATTGATCGGGCAAGCATGTACCATTCCAATGAAGCAAGGGCGCCCCCTCACCATTGAAAAAATAGTCACCCTGTACACGGCACGAGACCATGGGATTTCAGAATGTGGTTTGGATGCCAGACAGGCGCTCACCAATGCGGCGGGATTTGAAGATTTACTGAGATCGCACACACAGCACTTGAGTCGATTGTGGCAACGATGCGATATCGGCATTCAAGATGGCGAAGACTCTCAACTCACCTTGAGGCTGCATATTTTTCACCTGCTCCAAACCACATCGCCAAGCACGATTGGGTTGGACGTGGGCGTACCCGCCAGAGGCCTCCATGGGGAGGCGTATCGTGGTCATATTTTTTGGGATGAGCTGTTTATTTTCCCATTTCTCAATCTTCGCATCCCGGACATCACGAAATCCCTTCTGCTCTATCGTCATCGACGGTTGGATCAAGCTCGAAGAAATGCCCAGGAGGCCGGATTTAACGGCGCGCTCTATCCCTGGCAATCGGGCAGCAACGGCCGGGAGGAAAGTCAGCGCCTCCACCTCAATCCACAATCAGGGCGATGGACGCCGGACAACAGTGCACTCCAACGACATGTCAATGCGGCCATTGTGTACAACGTGTGGCACTATTTCCAAGTCACTGACGATTGGGAATTTCTCTCGTTTTACGGCGCCGAAATGATTTTAGAGATTGCTCGGTTTTGGGCCAGCGCCGTGTCCTACAATGCGGAAAAAGACCGCTATGAAATTTTTGATGTGATGGGACCCGATGAATACCACGACCAGTACCCAAAAGCGGATCATCCTGGATTGAACAACAATGCCTACACCAACCTCATGGTGGTCTGGGTTTTTTGTCGAGCCTTAGAATTACTCGATATGTTGTCGGTGGATAGCCGAACGGAGCTTCGGGAGATCATGCACATCAGCACCACGGAAGCCGAGTTGTGGGATGACATCAGCCGGAAGATGTTTCTACCTTTTCATGACAAAGGAATTATTAGCCAATTTGAAGGTTATGAAGACTTGGAAGAATTTGATTGGGAACGCTATCGAGAAAAATATGGCGACATTCATCGACTGGATCGCATTCTCGAAGCCGAGGGGGACTCAACAAATCGATACAAATTATCCAAACAAGCTGATGTGTTGATGTTGTTTTATTTATTTTCGTCAGACGAATTGCGGATCTTGTTTAAACGGCTAGGCTATCCTTTTAAGTATTCCACGATTCCCCAAAACGTGGCCTACTACTTGAGTCGAACGGCTCATGGATCTTCCCTGAGTCGGGTAGTCCATTCCTGGGTAACGGCAAGATCCGATCGTGCGCAGGCATGGGATTTATTGAAAGCGGCGCTTCGGGTGGATATTTCCGATGTTCAGTCTGGGACTACTGCCGAGGGGATTCATTTAGGCGCGATGGCGGGGACCGTAGATTTGATTCAACGCGGGCATACGGGCTTGGAAACGCGGGGCGGAACATTGTACTTTAATCCCTGCCTCCCTAAGGGATTGAAGGCACTCAATCTTCGACTGTTTTATCGGGGACATTCTTTGGATGTGGCCGTCACCCAAGAGACCTTTCAAATTGGATCACGCCCTGGGCGATCCTCCCCCATTCGAATATCCATCAAAGGCAAATCCCAAAAGCTTAAACCAGGGCAAATTGTCAGCGCTTCGATTTAG
- the smpB gene encoding SsrA-binding protein SmpB, which yields MAEKQDSGFKTVGSNRKAFHDYSIEEKIEAGLILKGTEVKSLREGRVNLREGYATVAQGKSILHNVHIGEYSHGNIMNHEPLRPRPLLLHKKQIEKLTGKVQQKGLTIVPLRIYFNPRGIAKVELGLARGKKNYDRRETIKKREAGREMERALKSRQRD from the coding sequence ACAGTGGTTTCAAAACCGTTGGCTCAAATCGAAAGGCGTTTCACGACTATTCGATTGAAGAAAAAATTGAGGCGGGTCTCATTCTCAAGGGAACCGAAGTAAAGTCCCTTCGTGAGGGCCGGGTCAATTTGCGAGAAGGGTATGCCACTGTGGCGCAGGGAAAATCCATTCTTCATAACGTTCACATTGGGGAATACAGCCATGGCAACATTATGAATCATGAGCCGCTCCGGCCGCGGCCCTTATTGTTACACAAAAAACAAATTGAAAAGTTAACGGGCAAGGTGCAGCAAAAGGGGCTCACCATTGTTCCACTACGCATCTATTTTAATCCCCGCGGAATTGCCAAAGTCGAGTTGGGGTTGGCTCGTGGAAAAAAGAATTATGATCGACGTGAGACCATCAAGAAACGTGAGGCTGGAAGGGAAATGGAACGAGCCCTGAAATCCCGCCAGCGGGATTAA